In Haloarcula limicola, the genomic stretch CCGTCGCCGACCACGACGACGCGGACCCGTCACGCGTCTGGTATACCCTGACCGAGGGCGCGGTCACCGAAGTCCGGTTCCCCCGCATCGACGTGATGAACGTCCGCGAACTGGACTTCCTCGTCACCGACGGCGAGGGCTACGCCGCCCGGACCTTCCGGGAGCGACGTGACCTGCCGACGACCGTCGAGCGCTCGACCGAAGCCGTCGGCGAGGACGCCCTTCTGTTCCGCCAGACCGCCCGCCCGACCGACGACCGCGACTGGTCGCTGACCGTCGAACACGTCGCCCATCCCGACGAGGACGCCCTCCTCCTCGACGTGGATTTCGAGGGCGACGGCTACGACCTCCACGTCGTCGTCGACCCGGCGCTGTCCTGTCACGCCGACCACGACGTCGCTCGCGCACGCGAGGACTCGCTGCTCGCGGCTCACGACGCGACCGAGGACGCCGAACCGGCGTTCCTGACCGAGCAGGGCGAACCCATCGACGTGGGGCTGGGCGTGGCGAGCGCCGACGGGTTCGACTGGACCACCGCGGACGTCCGCGAGGGCGACGTCGAGACGGCGCTCCTCGAATCGGGCGTGACGGACGAGCGCCACGACGAGGCCCGCGGCAACGTCGTGCTGGCCGGGACGCTGTCGAGCCACGAGACGACGCTGGCGCTCGGCTTCGCCGAGGAGAGCGACGACGAGGCCGCGCTCGCTACTGCCGAGGCGGTCCTCGCCGACCCCTTCGAGGACGTCCGCGCGGCCTACGCCGATTCGTGGGAGCGGTACCTCGACGACGTGCCGGTGCCCGACAGCGTCGCCGGCGACGACGACCTGCTGGCGCAGTACAAGACCGCCGTGATGGTGATGAAGGCCGCCGACTCCAAGGCGTTCCCCGGCGCGGGTATCGCCAGCCCCTCTGTCCCCTGGGGCGACGCTGTCGATGCCAACGACCCGCGGGACTACGGCTACAACTACGTCTGGCCCCGAGACCTCTATCAGGCCTACACTGCCTTCGACGCCGTCGGCGACACGCAGAGCGCCATCGATGCGACGGAGTACGTCTACGCGTATCAGCAGGAGTCCGACGGCTTCCTCCCGCAGAACACGTTCCTCGACGGCCGGACCCGCTGGGGCGGCGAGCAGATGGACGAGATCGCCTTCCCGCAGGTGATGGCTCAGCAACTGAAAGAGCGCCACGGCTACGACTTCGGGGAGGCGACCTACGGCTACGAGAACGTCCGCCTCTCCTCGGACTATCTGGTCGGAACCGGCCCGCACTCCCAGCAGGAACGCTGGGAGGAGGAACCCGGCTACTCCCCCTCGACGACGGCCGCCGAGATCGCCGGCCTGGTCTGTGCCGCCGACCTCGCTATCGACGCCGGCGAGGACGCCGACGCCATCGCCTATCTGGGCGTCGCCGACCACTGGGTTCGGAATCTGGAGGAGTGGCACGCGACGACGACCGGCACGGAGAGGCACACCAACACGCCCTACTACGTCCGCATTACCGACGAAGGCAACCCCGACGACGGGGAGTTGCGCACCCACAACAACGGCGGCGGGATGCTCGACGAGCGAAATATCATGGACGGCGGGTTCCTCGAACTCGTCCGATTGGGTATCCTCCCGGCCGACGACCCGACGATCCGCAACTCCGTCGCGGAGTACGACGACGACATCATGGTCGAGACGCCCCACGGCCCGGGCTGGTACCGCTACACCGGCGACGGCTACGGCGAGAAGCGCGTCCAGCCGGGCGCGCCGTGGCAGCCGGAC encodes the following:
- a CDS encoding glycoside hydrolase family 15 protein; translation: MTREAIPTATADATWTVGEKYGFGTVADHDDADPSRVWYTLTEGAVTEVRFPRIDVMNVRELDFLVTDGEGYAARTFRERRDLPTTVERSTEAVGEDALLFRQTARPTDDRDWSLTVEHVAHPDEDALLLDVDFEGDGYDLHVVVDPALSCHADHDVARAREDSLLAAHDATEDAEPAFLTEQGEPIDVGLGVASADGFDWTTADVREGDVETALLESGVTDERHDEARGNVVLAGTLSSHETTLALGFAEESDDEAALATAEAVLADPFEDVRAAYADSWERYLDDVPVPDSVAGDDDLLAQYKTAVMVMKAADSKAFPGAGIASPSVPWGDAVDANDPRDYGYNYVWPRDLYQAYTAFDAVGDTQSAIDATEYVYAYQQESDGFLPQNTFLDGRTRWGGEQMDEIAFPQVMAQQLKERHGYDFGEATYGYENVRLSSDYLVGTGPHSQQERWEEEPGYSPSTTAAEIAGLVCAADLAIDAGEDADAIAYLGVADHWVRNLEEWHATTTGTERHTNTPYYVRITDEGNPDDGELRTHNNGGGMLDERNIMDGGFLELVRLGILPADDPTIRNSVAEYDDDIMVETPHGPGWYRYTGDGYGEKRVQPGAPWQPDMTGKGRIWPFFTGERGEYELLLDDPDFEPADLLGTLAAFANDGRMLPEQVWDEDGENDFDWEFGEGTSSATPLSWTNAQFVRLAWSVDAGEPVETPAVVEERYGGSPLATGPELDVSVERDGDTARITGHTDGDDLVVKTRAETARVDGGDVDVTVALDDAARVTVVAATGDLPAVGTTAVVESV